In the Bacillus shivajii genome, one interval contains:
- a CDS encoding DUF2515 family protein yields the protein MEEKGIVRHIQNQTVRMNVDNISRTKAYQKFFKNHPEITWAYLASMVSRNAGWSMADLCSKPYVILLKNDLQRQLFITYERANWLIFSDAYPQLLIYEWSKRTGKRQFHLLEHFHVSKWIIAQWEQFWLTKNEEQLLHALIVNEQHLIQEPVIEAPFFKNKTFHQFVYKWQERLHFSYVLFPTFEGALYGRSIKGFKKVENRIELGKQLGWILMKSPERDKIKQFFLKEEFTGSRQDYQKYINHTFPHTPILRIVYPIIHHEDNRREDWSLKDRFDPDKQLNKLIQLQVKYDLTGWYEKKQTQMMVAAAIENTILNKK from the coding sequence ATGGAAGAAAAAGGGATTGTACGACACATTCAAAATCAGACCGTAAGAATGAATGTTGACAACATTTCAAGAACAAAAGCATATCAGAAATTCTTCAAAAACCATCCAGAAATTACATGGGCGTATTTAGCGAGTATGGTTTCAAGAAATGCTGGGTGGAGTATGGCTGATTTATGTAGTAAACCTTATGTCATTTTATTGAAAAATGATTTGCAAAGACAATTATTTATTACTTATGAACGGGCAAACTGGCTTATTTTTTCAGATGCGTATCCACAACTACTTATATATGAATGGTCGAAACGAACAGGAAAAAGACAATTTCACTTGTTAGAGCATTTCCATGTCTCAAAATGGATCATCGCCCAATGGGAGCAGTTTTGGCTTACAAAAAATGAGGAACAACTCTTGCATGCATTAATTGTCAATGAACAACATCTCATTCAAGAACCGGTTATTGAAGCGCCCTTTTTTAAAAATAAAACGTTCCATCAGTTTGTTTATAAATGGCAGGAGCGCTTACATTTTAGTTATGTACTTTTTCCAACGTTTGAAGGTGCGTTATACGGTAGGTCGATCAAAGGATTTAAAAAAGTAGAGAACAGAATTGAACTAGGAAAACAACTCGGCTGGATATTAATGAAATCCCCAGAAAGGGATAAAATTAAACAATTCTTCTTGAAGGAAGAATTTACTGGGTCACGACAAGATTATCAGAAGTATATCAATCATACATTTCCACATACTCCAATTTTGAGAATCGTCTATCCGATCATTCATCATGAAGATAACAGAAGGGAAGATTGGTCTCTTAAGGACCGTTTTGATCCGGATAAACAATTAAACAAGCTTATTCAGTTGCAGGTGAAATATGATTTAACAGGTTGGTACGAGAAAAAACAAACGCAAATGATGGTCGCAGCCGCGATTGAAAACACGATATTAAATAAAAAATAA